TGTCCAGATCACTCACTGCCTCTCTTGAAACATGAAGTCCATCTTCTGCCCATGAACAAGTTCTTCCCTGATCAGCCTCTCTCAGACTTCACCAAGCCATACCTCAGCTGGGTGGCCTGAAAAATGTAGAAGCAGGCCTGACATCCCAATGCCTTCACATTCCTTACCTGAAACACCATCTCTAGATGCAGGACCCTCAAAGCTCTGGTGTAGACACCCCATGGCTGAATATTTTAATACTTAATACTATTCTTGACACTGCTAAGGGAGCCTGAGGCAGTGTCAAAGGAGGGCACTGGAACATGAAGGTCACTGAGGAAGGTGGCTCCTCTGGGAGCCCCATAAGCATCCCCTGCCCATTAACTGCACTACTCTCTCCCTCAACATCATCAACTGTGCTGTCACTCAGTGTCCCTTCCTCTGAGGTTAAGAGGTGTGCCTTACCCAAAAGCCATCAACACATACCCTACTAAATGATGAGTGCATGGTGGATTTAAATGGCCGACTCAAAAGGAGAACAGATCACTGACCTACGTAGGTGGTTGTGCTGAGCCAAACTCCTTACCCAGGAGTGGCATCAGGTACCAGAGGGTCTGCTGACCCTCAGCACATGACTCACCTGCAGGTAGAGGACATTGTCTTTGGAAATGGCCTCCATCAGGTCCTTGTGGAGGGTAGGCTCTGCTCGGACTCTAGGAGAGCCGGGCTCAGCCGCAGGGTCCTCCCTGGGCCTCTGGCGGTAGAAGAGCACATAGGCAGTGTCCTTAGGGAAGAAGGAGGTGACATTGCTGACAGACTCAAAGGATGAGTAAGACACCCGGGTATCATTAAACAGGTACCACTGGTTCTCAGGCTCAGGCCTCTCTGTGGATCCCAGGACAGGAGCTGGCCGAGCAGCACCCTCACGAGCATAGCAGTAATAGTGGCCACTCTCTGAGGACACTCCAGAGTGCACCACCACACTACAGAGGTCATAGGCCTGGCCCTGACCCCCAGCCAGTGGCAGGCGCAGCAAAAGGGGGATGGTGACATCGTCCAGGATCTTACGCCGCCGCATGGTACGCAGGTCAAAGGAGAAGCGCAGTAGTGTGAGGATGAGGTAGCGTGGACCCTGGCTCAGCTCCACCACCTTCTCCGCATCCTGCAGGGAGGCACAGGACTCACAGTAGTAGCGGTTCTCAGCTgtcagcctctcaggggacaggaaGTAGTTGACCAAGTCCAGTACAGAGCGGGAACCCTCAGGGCCGCATGTCTGCTCCCTGGGTGGAGTGGCAGCCTCCCTATGGGTCCCTGGTCCTAAGctgtccccttccttctccttgccattctcagcttccttttccttttcatcttccttcttctctttctctttgtctttctcttccccctcttctttctcctcttcccttgttccttcctcttccctgtcctctgccacctccttctccttcccagcCTGCTCCCTCTCCACCTTCTCCTGCCCACTCCGTCCACCAGTGCCTATGGTGTCCACACCTTCACTGTCCAGCCCAGTGCGAGGAGCGTCCCCTGTGATGCAGcgcttcctctgcctctgcgccCCGGGGGCTCTGGGAGCCAGTGTCAACTCCTGGACTCGCACATCCTCCGTGGGGAGCATCACGGAGCCGAGGCGGCGGTGGCGACTTCTCTCAGGAGGAGGGAAGGCCAAAGAGAGGTCTGTGAAGGCTTCCTCCCTTGAGGAAACATTGAGGCAGTGGAGACAGCATATCCGGGTCACAATCTTGCCTCCGAACATCTTCTCCACCGACGTTGCATTGGAGCTGGGGAGCTCTTCCTGTGGGGATGGCAAGCTGGACTGCTTGAGCTTCTGGCAGATCCTCATCCCAGTTTTCTCTTCTTCATGAAGCCTAGAACAAATAGGGAAACCAGGTACATACACCTTCTAGCAGGCCCACCCCCAGCACACTGCCCACCGTACTTAAATACAAGAGCCGGGAAAGAGAATTCCCATCCCTGTACAAAGCATACGTCTATGTTCACACACGCACCTAGTACATGTCTACCTAAAGACAGGCCCGTGGCTGTGTAATCGAGATAAGCATACTCAGGCAGCACAGtggatacacatgcatacactgacAGCCCCGTCCCAGGCTTCACATGTAGTTTAGAGTCTTTGGAGACCAATGGCACACAGCTTCctttttgcctttcagaagaaCAAGGAAGTGTCCTTATTCCCAGAAAGATCCAACCCAGCTAGCTCAGAGGGACAAGCTATCATCTCAGAGtgttctcagaacccacacaTCATCCTAACCCACCAGCCCTTCTTACCGATCCAGCAGGTACTTCAGATACTCTGAACAGTCTTGCTGGGTGCCAGGGCTGAACCAGGGCGTCCAGGACGCAGAGAGGAAGTTCTCAGGAGAGATGGCAGGCCTCTAGGACAAGGCAGGCAAAGGGTAGTGTCAGGAGCATCGAGCCACATACACGCCAAGCAGCAGGCAACACACTGAGGGTCTAAGACTGTTCCAAACATGCCTGCCTATCCTATAACCTTGCCCCTTCCCTTAGTGCATGGGATGAACTCTGAAGGGAGGCTGGGACAGCACAACCCACAAAGAGGCTCTGGCTGTGAACTGGTGCTAGCAGGCCTGAGGCTCGGCAGCTCATTCCACAGAGCCAGATGTGGGCAGGTCCTAGAAACGTGAAAAGAATCAGAGCAGGGCCtggcactgcctgctcttcctgcCTGCCCCAGGGCACCCAGCACGCACCTGACTGTGCTCCAGGAAGGCAAAGAGCCACTGCAGCTTGGTCATCAAGGGCTGGGAGTTGTTCTCAGTCAAGCGGAGCACACAGTGTCGAAAGCTTCAAACGAAACGGGAGCCCAGGGTGAGCTGAGGCTCCAGGGAGCTGCTGCTCCTCTACACCAGGCCACCcagagcctctggcttctgctccagATGAGGCCagagactgaggaggaggaggtggcagaTAACTTAGCCTTGTATTGCTGGGGACCTGAGCTCTGTAATGGTCTTGGTATGACATCAAATGAGGATAACTAGGTGACTCTTGCTATCTCTTCCAGCTCTGACACCCCATGGCTCCAGGACTCAAACATGTCAATTTTCTAAGGTGAGGACACTGATGTGCCAGTTTCTGCTATCATCATCCAAGGCACTGGCACACACTGTGTGGTTACATCCAAGAATTCCCATCCACTCCCAACCTCAGTCCTCCAACCCATTCCCTACAGCCCCTGCTCAGGGCCCTGGCCAAACCACCCTGAAACTTGCCTCAATCCAGGCAGGTTCCACATAAAAACGTCCCTGACATTAGAGGACCCTGCAGGGAGACTGGCCCTCAGGGATGAGGGTGACCCTGTGGGGTCAGGACGTCCTCCTGAGACCCGCTGTCCCTGAAGCATACTGCCTTCTCAGCCCCACAGTGCTCCATCCAGAGCCACCGTGCAGCACTTGGCCTCCACGGCAGGTCCCAAACAAGCTTAAATGTAAAAGATGAGCTGCACACGGGACCTGTAGCATAGTATCACATGACCACACAAGCACAAGGCATTCTCTGGCAAatgctttggttggttttttttttatagattatgGTCTGAGCAGTCCAGAAATCACCACAGTTTATCCCTCATCAGGCAGTGAGGACCGCAGCAATCTAACACACCTTAGACACCAATGCCCATGTTTGTAGCTTAAAGACAACTGAGAGCCAGAGGCACACCAGAACTAGTGCTTCCCTACAGAGCCAAAGATGGAGCCCTGAGGGGTGTTGAAGGAAGCCATGGGCACAGCAGGAAGCACAGGTGACAGGCACTCTGCCTGCTTAACTGAAGAGGTATGGCTATACCATGATGCCAGCACTAGGTTCAAAGCTTGCCTAAGCTACAGCGTAAGAAGCTGACTCAAAAACTAGGGAAAGCAGGAACACAGgtagagagacaagagagagagaggaggaagaacagaacaGCACCTACTCAGAAGCCATGAATAAGGCCTGAAGGACACTGTTCACGTAGCATGTGTTGCCCAAGTTAATTAAGCCAATCTTGCCCGTGTCTGACTTGGCCATGAGCCGGGGATAGAAGCCAGCCAGTTCACTCTTCTGTGAGGTCCAGGCATCCTGCCCCAGCAGCTGCTTGATTCGGTCCTCATTGGGAATGTGGAGGTCCTGAGGGGATAGCAGACAACAGTGTCGGCTCTAAAGCCACCACTTTCTTCCAGGAAGCCCTCCTGGACTAGAACCCACTCCTCCACTCCCTCCCAAGCACTCAGAAGAGTCCAGAAGAGTGCAGAAAAGGTGTTTGCACGGCCGCTGCTTACAACTCACTCCAAGGTCTCATTCTCACATGTGGTCCTTCTATGCGATCTCACAGGTGCCATGTCTGAAGTAGCACAATCCCCATCTCAGAGATGGAAAAACTAGGATTCAGACAGAGCAAAGAACTGTGTAGTCACACAAACAGTAAGTGACAAACATGTCTGTCCTGGGCTAGCTAGCAGCCAGATCTGATGGTGGTGagacttcagttcctgccctaactCTCACCTCACCATAGTAGGTGAGAGTTAGTAGGCCTGTCTGTCTCAGTCTGTCAAcctccctgagcctcagtttcttcagctGCCAAGAGAAGACAATCTTTCCTTCAACAGCTGGTCTGGCATCTCCGCTGTTTGTTCTGACTCCACTGTCCCTCCCAGCTTGAGACTGCAAAGCCAGCTTTCCAATAAATCAGACATCCCCTGGGACCACTCCCACCACAGTGTCAGGAGGGTCTGAGGGCACTGAGGTGTGGTCAGTCGTCTGTCACTGACTCAGGGCTCAGCATGCCTTCTCCCTGGCTCTTTTTTGTCACACTGAATAGTGACACCAGTTTTAATGATATCAGAGACAAACACCTAACGACACGGCTCTACTAAAGAGTGGATGTCAAGTCGGTACCGACAGTCCCTCTAACTCAAGTcatctgtcctagttagggtaccattgctgtgatgaaacatcttgaccaaaagcagcctggggaaggaaagggttcatttggcttacacttccacattggagtccatcattgaaggaagttgggacaggaactcaagcagggcaggagtcTGAAGGCAAAAGCTGATGCAGACACTGgagatgctgcttcctggcttgctcctccggCTTGTTCTGCCTACTCTCTATagaccccaggaccaccagtccaaggGTGTCCCCACATACaatggctgggccctcctccatcaatcactaagaaaatgttcCGCAGGCTTGCCTACAACCAGATCTCCTGGAGACATGTTCTCAATTCAAGCTTCCTCTTGTCCGATGACTCTAGCATGAATCAAGTTAACATAAACCCATCCAGCACAACTGGGCCCTTGTCAGCTTATACACAAACATGTCACACTAAGCCAcagcctttcctttcttgtgCATTCCCAAGGCTACACATGAATATTAACATCAAAATAGATTATCAAACATAAAGATTCCACAgtcttacaaattcaaacactttaaaactTCAGTGTCTTTTTCTCTCAGCTTTAGgttcctataaaatcaaaataacttaAATACTTTTCTTATCTCAAGAGGAAAGAGCCAGGTCACACTCAcaatcaaaccaaatcaaaaccaaactccaACTGGGAAACGACTCAACGTCCATTATCCGGGATCACTCCTGATCTGGATCCTCTCCAAGGGGCTCAGATCAAAATCTCTGGTTCTGCCCTCTAAGCAGCAActgtccatggtctctgcatcagcttttgCCTCTATAGCACACTCAGCTTGTCGTCAGGCTCCAACTGGCCACAGTCCATTGAGCTCTTCCTGATGGTCATCCCAAGAGATGGACCTCTCCAAAATGCTCAGGTCTCCACTCCACTGAGCTGCACTCTCACCCACTGTGTCTCCTGTGCTCTCTTCCCGGTGCCCAGCCTCACCTCTGTGTGGCCCCTTCGGTCCTTCAACTGCTTCTGAGGCTGtcccttcaccaatggcctttcctggcctcacagtgccaagcctcagctgctctccatgaccccttcatgccttcaaaaccagtgacTCTTACACTACACCAAGCTCAGCTGCCAGCACAGGGTACAACCATGGCTGCTTCTGGAACACGGTTTCTGTATTGACcctgaggaaacacttcccaggagAGTTCACCTCAATAATTCTGGGCTCTTCTTAGTCACTGGTAATTTGACTTATAGAATAAGATTCAATAGAATCTTGATTCCAAACAGTTAATACTCAGTGGCCCTGACTAGCCTTCCTTAAGCCTCCCTTCGTCACTCAGCCTTCCCCCTGGAACGCCACAAGCCAAGCCCACTGTCTGCGTTTCTCTCAGCGCTCTTTTCATCCACGCTTTCACAGAAGAACTCGCTGAGCCCTCAACTCTCAATGGCTTTTCTTGCCCAAAGTTCCAAAAGTTCCACAATCCTCCCAAGAAAAACCAACATGGTTagatctgtcacagcaatacgCCACAATCCTGGCACCAGtttctgtcctagttagggttatcattgctgtgatgaaacaccaaagcaagttggggaggaaagggcataTTTGGCTTCCACTTCCATATATCATAGTCGATcacacatcacagtccatcactgaaggaagtcagggcaggaacctgatgcaggagctgatgctcaggccatggagggaggctgcttactggcctgctcccatgccttgctcaacctgctttcttagaaGCCAGGAGCACCAGCCCaagagtggcaccacccacaatggactgggctctccccgatcagtcactaattaagatactaccctacaggtttgcctacagccAGATCCTCTGAAGACATTCTCTCAATTGAGGCTCTCTCCTGTctgatgactctggcttgtgtcaagctgacataaaactagccagcacagcatCCTTCCAGCTCCTGAGCACAAAATCCTAGACTAGTCAAAGGCATCACACCAGCTTAGTGCTTTGAGCCCCGACTCCCCACACACTCTCTGGCTACTGAAGAAGCCTTAACCACACTGCTTTAATGTTCCTGCTGGCTCCCTTCCCAGGATCATTTATTACATGTCAGTCATCTCTCATAGATGAAAAGAAAATCTGCCTGTCCTCCCAGCCATGCAGGTAGTTGCTAAAGAagtctgcaagttcaaggccagcctaggcaactcAGATCTACTGAACAAAGCAGACCAACTCCGCCTGGATTCAAGGTCTTTCTGATGTCCCCTGGACACCCCAGAGATATTACCACTAATCCCTTGCATCATGTGACGTATTCTCCTCCTGCCAGACAAGGTCAAACTCCTGTTCTCTATCAGGCTTTCCAGAAAGTTCCTTACCACTCTAAAGTTCTTACCACCTGCTATACAAACCTCTACCTTAATTGCATATGGCTTTGAGAAGGGGCTACAGTATATACATTAGGGAGGAGCTCTACCTATGTGGCCACAGGGAAGCCCTCATCCCTACTTGGTCAAGGCTTTCCAGGTGCGGCTTACTGGGGGAGGCATACCCACATCCTGTAAGTAGCTGATCTCCTATGCTCTATAAAGAAGCCTAAAAACACGATGGTTCCCAGAGTGAACTCTGGTATCTGAGTTTGTCACTGGGACCTTTGGAGAAGGAGCAGGTACAGCTTTTATCTCTCCTGGGAAGGAATTTGTACAAGAGAAATTTCTAGATTACTCATCTGCAATACAAGCTTATCTTtatggcttgttttgtgtctacCAGACAACCCTAGGATATTAAAGTTTATAAGCACGCCTACACTGGAGAGCAATGTCCCATTACCAAGTGGTCTAATTTTCAACCTCTAAACCAGCTGGTGGTTACAAGTTTCTAAAGTCTACATCAAGCTAGAGAAAACTTCCCAGTTTCTACTTTGGCCCCCATGTATACTTTTTCTAGACCATACTTTTTATTAACAGAGAAGCCTTTTTGTTGGCTTTCCCGGGGCTTCATAGTACCACTCCATAGTGACGATTAATCATGGCTTGCCAACACCAGTTCAAGCCTATCTGTATTTGAGCTTGGCCATGTTCCTGACCCCCCCTAACCTACCTGCCCCTCCCTATTTGGGAACTtgtgtctttcttcctttggGGATCCCTGGAGGTCCCTCATCACTCTCTTGCAAAATCAGCTCTATACTTTAAACGATGCCTgctatggtgctggagagatgactcaccaGTTAAGAGCCCTAGCCCTTAACTAGCTCAAGGGTGAGTTCAGTTCCTGCAATGCCAagcaggtagctcacaaccactgtaaccccagctccagatgatctgatgccctcttccagcctcttcatatatgtatgcagacagacaaacagaaagacagacagacacacacacacacacacaaatttaaaagtaaatcctttttaaaagatgtctGCTATGTCTCAACACACAAGCCCAGATATTTTGTAGAGACATGCTGGGGACCAGGTCTGCCATGCTGTGGGGTGAACCTCAGTCAGAGGCTCTGAAGGGTACCCTGCACCCCTCCACGGATCCTCCTCAGTATCAGTGGGCCTTAGATCACTTCCCATAAACAGATCTGTCACCCCAAAGGCTCCTCCAGGAAGGCAGCTTGGTTTGCTTTGTGCCTGCATCCCCACATCCCAACTTCTGCTCTGCTGAGATCAGGACACCAGCCTAGTCCTATGAGCCAGACGTCGCTCGTGTTCTGGACTGCTCAGGACACACGGTGTCAACATGTGACAGAGTGCTGGTGCTGCAGAAGCCACCGAGAGaccctgctggggaaggaggtgAGGGGACACTGAGAGCAGGGAAGCAGGCTCACTCGAGGCAGTCCCTGGGAGCATAGAGACCTTACTGAACATTAAGGAGGCCCTGTGACCCATTACCCCATATGCTAACTAAAAAAcaggaaaattcaaataaaagGAACCTGTGGGTCAGGTGGAGGAAGGGGTTTCCATGGGCCCTGTAGTACACTTAAGAAAAGAGGACCCTGGTGGGGACCATGGTGACCTCCAGCAACTGATGCATACAAAGGCTCCAGTGAGGAGACAGGAAACGGCTCAGCTCCAGGTGATGGAGGCAGCTACCAAGCCATGGTACCACCTCAAAGAAGGCTCAAACTGGCACCTGTGCCAAAGAGGCTGTCCACTCACCTTGATGGCTTCCATGACAGGCTCATACAGGTCTGGGAAGCCCGGGAACCGAAACACCATGCAGTGCACCAGCTCTGCCAGCTGCTCCAGGCAGCTGGTCCCAGAGTTCGAGTCCTCCTTGACCAGAGAGGCCACCATGGCGGGAATGTGAGGGAGAAGCTGTAAGAGGAAAGGTGGGCTAGTTACAAAGTGTCAGACTACCTATCTGAAGCTTGGGGCTGAAAGTGGGGGCCTCCGAGGACTGAAGGTACACCCATGTGGCCAGTGTCCCCTCTACTCGGTGGAGCTGAGTGCCACAAGAAGCAATTTTCCTTACAGGATTATGACCTATGATTCCCTGCCTCAATTTCTTTATCTGCAAGGCAAAATAGATAATTCCTCCCTTATGGCTAAGGGAAGGCCAGCTGTTCAGCTTCAGCAGCCTGCCTTGAGACCCAAAAGCCTGAgcaaccaatgggcttctctaCCTAACAGCAGACACTCAGGCCTTACCAATCACCTTCCTGAGCCCAGCACCATGAACACTCCCCGTTTCATAACTCGGGGGAGAGGCTGGTAATGCTGGAGACAGAACACAG
This Mus musculus strain C57BL/6J chromosome 7, GRCm38.p6 C57BL/6J DNA region includes the following protein-coding sequences:
- the Usp35 gene encoding ubiquitin carboxyl-terminal hydrolase 35 isoform X1, translating into MATSAPGHTIILGAVYRTGLDLLPPESDPSQARKLRPFYSISTQGSGPGCGWRSPCPQPRAAVMDKILEAVVTSSYPASVKQGLVRRVLEAARQPLEREQCLALLALGARLYVGGTEELPRRVGCQLLHVAGRHHPDVFAEFFSARRVLRLLQGGAGPPGARALACVQLGLQLLPDGPAADEVFALLRREVLRTVCERPGPAACAQVARLLARHPRCVPDGAHRLLFCQQLVRCLGRFRCPAEGEEGAVEFLEQAQQVSGLLAQLWRAQPAAILPCLKELFAVISCTEEEPPSSALASVVQHLPLELMDGVVRNLSNDDSVTDSQMLTAISRMIDWVSWPLGKNIDKWIIALLKGLAAVKKFSILIEVSLAKIEKVFSKLLYPIVRGAALSVLKYMLLTFQHSHEAFHLLLPHIPAMVASLVKEDSNSGTSCLEQLAELVHCMVFRFPGFPDLYEPVMEAIKDLHIPNEDRIKQLLGQDAWTSQKSELAGFYPRLMAKSDTGKIGLINLGNTCYVNSVLQALFMASDFRHCVLRLTENNSQPLMTKLQWLFAFLEHSQRPAISPENFLSASWTPWFSPGTQQDCSEYLKYLLDRLHEEEKTGMRICQKLKQSSLPSPQEELPSSNATSVEKMFGGKIVTRICCLHCLNVSSREEAFTDLSLAFPPPERSRHRRLGSVMLPTEDVRVQELTLAPRAPGAQRQRKRCITGDAPRTGLDSEGVDTIGTGGRSGQEKVEREQAGKEKEVAEDREEEGTREEEKEEGEEKDKEKEKKEDEKEKEAENGKEKEGDSLGPGTHREAATPPREQTCGPEGSRSVLDLVNYFLSPERLTAENRYYCESCASLQDAEKVVELSQGPRYLILTLLRFSFDLRTMRRRKILDDVTIPLLLRLPLAGGQGQAYDLCSVVVHSGVSSESGHYYCYAREGAARPAPVLGSTERPEPENQWYLFNDTRVSYSSFESVSNVTSFFPKDTAYVLFYRQRPREDPAAEPGSPRVRAEPTLHKDLMEAISKDNVLYLQEQEKEARSRAAYISTLPAPPHWGRGFDEDKDEDEGSPGGCNPAGGNGDFHRLVF
- the Usp35 gene encoding ubiquitin carboxyl-terminal hydrolase 35 isoform X4, whose translation is MAKSDTGKIGLINLGNTCYVNSVLQALFMASDFRHCVLRLTENNSQPLMTKLQWLFAFLEHSQRPAISPENFLSASWTPWFSPGTQQDCSEYLKYLLDRLHEEEKTGMRICQKLKQSSLPSPQEELPSSNATSVEKMFGGKIVTRICCLHCLNVSSREEAFTDLSLAFPPPERSRHRRLGSVMLPTEDVRVQELTLAPRAPGAQRQRKRCITGDAPRTGLDSEGVDTIGTGGRSGQEKVEREQAGKEKEVAEDREEEGTREEEKEEGEEKDKEKEKKEDEKEKEAENGKEKEGDSLGPGTHREAATPPREQTCGPEGSRSVLDLVNYFLSPERLTAENRYYCESCASLQDAEKVVELSQGPRYLILTLLRFSFDLRTMRRRKILDDVTIPLLLRLPLAGGQGQAYDLCSVVVHSGVSSESGHYYCYAREGAARPAPVLGSTERPEPENQWYLFNDTRVSYSSFESVSNVTSFFPKDTAYVLFYRQRPREDPAAEPGSPRVRAEPTLHKDLMEAISKDNVLYLQEQEKEARSRAAYISTLPAPPHWGRGFDEDKDEDEGSPGGCNPAGGNGDFHRLVF
- the Usp35 gene encoding ubiquitin carboxyl-terminal hydrolase 35, which gives rise to MDKILEAVVTSSYPASVKQGLVRRVLEAARQPLEREQCLALLALGARLYVGGTEELPRRVGCQLLHVAGRHHPDVFAEFFSARRVLRLLQGGAGPPGARALACVQLGLQLLPDGPAADEVFALLRREVLRTVCERPGPAACAQVARLLARHPRCVPDGAHRLLFCQQLVRCLGRFRCPAEGEEGAVEFLEQAQQVSGLLAQLWRAQPAAILPCLKELFAVISCTEEEPPSSALASVVQHLPLELMDGVVRNLSNDDSVTDSQMLTAISRMIDWVSWPLGKNIDKWIIALLKGLAAVKKFSILIEVSLAKIEKVFSKLLYPIVRGAALSVLKYMLLTFQHSHEAFHLLLPHIPAMVASLVKEDSNSGTSCLEQLAELVHCMVFRFPGFPDLYEPVMEAIKDLHIPNEDRIKQLLGQDAWTSQKSELAGFYPRLMAKSDTGKIGLINLGNTCYVNSVLQALFMASDFRHCVLRLTENNSQPLMTKLQWLFAFLEHSQRPAISPENFLSASWTPWFSPGTQQDCSEYLKYLLDRLHEEEKTGMRICQKLKQSSLPSPQEELPSSNATSVEKMFGGKIVTRICCLHCLNVSSREEAFTDLSLAFPPPERSRHRRLGSVMLPTEDVRVQELTLAPRAPGAQRQRKRCITGDAPRTGLDSEGVDTIGTGGRSGQEKVEREQAGKEKEVAEDREEEGTREEEKEEGEEKDKEKEKKEDEKEKEAENGKEKEGDSLGPGTHREAATPPREQTCGPEGSRSVLDLVNYFLSPERLTAENRYYCESCASLQDAEKVVELSQGPRYLILTLLRFSFDLRTMRRRKILDDVTIPLLLRLPLAGGQGQAYDLCSVVVHSGVSSESGHYYCYAREGAARPAPVLGSTERPEPENQWYLFNDTRVSYSSFESVSNVTSFFPKDTAYVLFYRQRPREDPAAEPGSPRVRAEPTLHKDLMEAISKDNVLYLQEQEKEARSRAAYISTLPAPPHWGRGFDEDKDEDEGSPGGCNPAGGNGDFHRLVF
- the Usp35 gene encoding ubiquitin carboxyl-terminal hydrolase 35 isoform X2 — its product is MATSAPGHTIILGAVYRTGLDLLPPESDPSQARKLRPFYSISTQGSGPGCGWRSPCPQPRAAVMDKILEAVVTSSYPASVKQGLVRRVLEAARQPLEREQCLALLALGARLYVGGTEELPRRVGCQLLHVAGRHHPDVFAEFFSARRVLRLLQGGAGPPGARALACVQLGLQLLPDGPAADEVFALLRREVLRTVCERPGPAACAQVARLLARHPRCVPDGAHRLLFCQQLVRCLGRFRCPAEGEEGAVEFLEQAQQVSGLLAQLWRAQPAAILPCLKELFAVISCTEEEPPSSALASVVQHLPLELMDGVVRNLSNDDSVTDSQMLTAISRMIDWVSWPLGKNIDKWIIALLKGLAAVKKFSILIEVSLAKIEKVFSKLLYPIVRGAALSVLKYMLLTFQHSHEAFHLLLPHIPAMVASLVKEDSNSGTSCLEQLAELVHCMVFRFPGFPDLYEPVMEAIKDLHIPNEDRIKQLLGQDAWTSQKSELAGFYPRLMAKSDTGKIGLINLGNTCYVNSVLQALFMASDFRHCVLRLTENNSQPLMTKLQWLFAFLEHSQRPAISPENFLSASWTPWFSPGTQQDCSEYLKYLLDRLHEEEKTGMRICQKLKQSSLPSPQEELPSSNATSVEKMFGGKIVTRICCLHCLNVSSREEAFTDLSLAFPPPERSRHRRLGSVMLPTEDVRVQELTLAPRAPGAQRQRKRCITGDAPRTGLDSEGVDTIGTGGRSGQEKVEREQAGKEKEVAEDREEEGTREEEKEEGEEKDKEKEKKEDEKEKEAENGKEKEGDSLGPGTHREAATPPREQTCGPEGSRSVLDLVNYFLSPERLTAENRYYCESCASLQDAEKVVELSQGPRYLILTLLRFSFDLRTMRRRKILDDVTIPLLLRLPLAGGQGQAYDLCSVVVHSGVSSESGHYYCYAREGAARPAPVLGSTERPEPENQWYLFNDTRVSYSSFESVSNVTSFFPKDTAYVLFYRQRPREDPAAEPGSPRVRAEPTLHKDLMEAISKDNVLYLQATQLRYGLVKSERG
- the Usp35 gene encoding ubiquitin carboxyl-terminal hydrolase 35 isoform X3, with amino-acid sequence MRAQSIPEEEPPSSALASVVQHLPLELMDGVVRNLSNDDSVTDSQMLTAISRMIDWVSWPLGKNIDKWIIALLKGLAAVKKFSILIEVSLAKIEKVFSKLLYPIVRGAALSVLKYMLLTFQHSHEAFHLLLPHIPAMVASLVKEDSNSGTSCLEQLAELVHCMVFRFPGFPDLYEPVMEAIKDLHIPNEDRIKQLLGQDAWTSQKSELAGFYPRLMAKSDTGKIGLINLGNTCYVNSVLQALFMASDFRHCVLRLTENNSQPLMTKLQWLFAFLEHSQRPAISPENFLSASWTPWFSPGTQQDCSEYLKYLLDRLHEEEKTGMRICQKLKQSSLPSPQEELPSSNATSVEKMFGGKIVTRICCLHCLNVSSREEAFTDLSLAFPPPERSRHRRLGSVMLPTEDVRVQELTLAPRAPGAQRQRKRCITGDAPRTGLDSEGVDTIGTGGRSGQEKVEREQAGKEKEVAEDREEEGTREEEKEEGEEKDKEKEKKEDEKEKEAENGKEKEGDSLGPGTHREAATPPREQTCGPEGSRSVLDLVNYFLSPERLTAENRYYCESCASLQDAEKVVELSQGPRYLILTLLRFSFDLRTMRRRKILDDVTIPLLLRLPLAGGQGQAYDLCSVVVHSGVSSESGHYYCYAREGAARPAPVLGSTERPEPENQWYLFNDTRVSYSSFESVSNVTSFFPKDTAYVLFYRQRPREDPAAEPGSPRVRAEPTLHKDLMEAISKDNVLYLQEQEKEARSRAAYISTLPAPPHWGRGFDEDKDEDEGSPGGCNPAGGNGDFHRLVF